In the genome of Panulirus ornatus isolate Po-2019 chromosome 43, ASM3632096v1, whole genome shotgun sequence, the window TCTTCTGTTTGTCTTTCTTCTCCAACAACTGAAGCCATCATCTGTGAGAAATAAATACATGTTATCAGTTCCATTAAACTGATGTTCAAAAGCATAATTTTCTTCATAAGATCGAGTTTATGGAAACAAACTTCTAATCAGTTTGCTTCAGTTCAAGTAATTTATCCCTCATTATGATGATTTTGGGTTAGAGAAGTTAAATGTACTTGTATTCCTTATAGGTGggtagcagttggtaggcagccactgaccagggaggtatattaccgataGTACCCACTTAGGTAtaaggagggttagtgatggctgtgtagtgagccagtgcTTTAGcttttgtcaagttgcactcctctgacccaggtagctgtcttttctttctgccttgccCACACATGGAGTGCTGGCATTttgtcaacaaacatacaatctctttgtGTCACAACAtctaattcacacagctcattcttcataactctagattttcctgtggtgagcaatatgcaaaatggtaggagcaacagatagaagtagataGTAGGAACATGAGGCACAAGCATTCGACAGAAATActgagtagaagtagtaggttagaacgcggcaggaacattaggcagaagtagtcacTAAGAACATTAAATAGCAGCCTCTGAAAACAATGCATTAGagttgccaggtcatagttattgggaaaaacatgtcTTGGGAATTAAcaatttgaggacaaaatgtggtgtgaggttgtatgagtaagtaataaaagagaaaggtgtggtaataaaaagagtatgattgagagacctgaagagattgtgctgaaatggtttggatatagggagagaatgagtgctgagaggttgtgtcagaagtggaggggacaaggagaccggggagaccaaactaggattgatggagtaaaaaaaatgagatttattagggcctgaacacgcaAAAAGGTGATAGGGGTACATTGTATAGAATGAATCagaaggatgtggtatatggaGGGTGATGTGCTGACAATGTACataatcatggcatgtgaagtggctaggGGAAACCCGTGGTAAGGTCTTTGGGGCCATGTTGTGGATTCGAGACTGTGGCTTCAATgtattgcatatgacagctatagaatggatgtgaagaAATGTACTAATGGGCCACTGTTGGGATAAAGCCAGCATCTCTGGACCTGATATCTATAGCTCTAGTGCCCAGAACCTTTCAATCAGTTTCTAAATATTCTTGTAACATCTTCCAAAATGAGTAGTAAAATGAATTTATACTTCCCTCTATATAGATATTGTAATCAAATCTAAACACacagtaagaaaataaactctaccTCTTTTGGCTCTACTTGTTGAATGGTTTCACTGTCTTTCCCTGCTTTTTTTACTCTTGGTGCAGGTTTGGGGCGCTGCCACTCGATTGCTCCATAAAGAGGCTCAATGCCAATAGCTCTTTTGTAGAGTGGTGACACATCTTTACCAAATCTGTCAATATTCATTTACAGTTAATGATTAAATTAATTTTTCAATATTGGATATGAAAATATCAAATGTTATACCACATAAGATTCACTCCCAACACTGCAAATATCAGCAAATGGGACATAAATATGTAAGTGCCCATAAAATACTTGCCAACACCAGCTTTGGACAGGATCATTCAACAACTCGTTCATTCTACCAAAAACTTATTAACATTAGCATCACTagagtattttgaaagtataAGCATACAAACTCCTAAAAAATTAGTGGGAAAATTCAAATACTAACCTTTGCCAATGAGGATGATCAGTATTGTGATCCCCTtcatcatcatgagtcataaAATTCATCTGAAATAATATAATGTTCATAATTtttcgatcctcctcctcctccaacaaaaaAAGGATTTTCTCACATTCCAAAGAGGTGAACAAACCCTAAAACTTgctcctttcatacacttaagGGAAATATGTATTTTTATTCTTTCATAAACATTACATATGCATTACTTTAGCTTACCAACTTTTGAGCATATTCTTTTGGCCTGAACACATTTAGGTTTGACTGAGCTGACTCTATATTCAGCTTGGCTAATGATCCACAGGTCTTCAAAAACTGGGCATCCATTGCAGCTTCTCTGGGTCGTTTAACTGCAAAGCACATGGTTCTGTCAGGATACTCAGTAAATAGACTCCTATGACTATGGTATGTATGAGAATGGTTTATAATGAGGCTTGACTAAAGTAGGAGATAGAGTTTGGGAAAATGTTTGGAGAGTGACTGAAAACAAAAGTAAATTActgtaatgaggtgcagcagaaagaGGAAATAAGATAGTATGAGAGTAAGTCTGAATGGGTAGAACCTGCAGGGATATGAAATTTTTCTAAATACTTGCAAGTGGACTTGGCAGATGGATCCATGTAGGGGTGAAATGAGTCAATGGGAAGGAAAAAAGGCTAAGAACCTAAATGCATTGACAAATGtataggagaagaggagaggtcaGCGTATGTTTCAAGGTGTAGTAGTCCCAGTAGTTTTGTTAAGAGTGTGTTTGGAGCTAAATGCAAGACTGGAAGAGTGTGGAATATTAGAAAATGCCTGGAATAAGTCAACTCTATAAGGAGGGATGGGATAGTATAAGAGAGAGGTATGCAGTAAGATTGAGAAAGCTgaacaggatgtgctgaaatgtgtTCAGACATGTGAAAAGGATAACTGAAGAAAGACTGAtcaagaattatgaaaaggaaaggaTAATATCTACCTACTTCCTACAGGTGCCTATGATGTGATTCAGCAATTTTAGCAAGGCTAGTGTGCTAGCTCACAATGTCCCTTGCTTAATGAGACAGACTTTTCCTCTTTGCTGCTCCAGTTGTCTATTCTGAGTTTATTTGGGACAGATTTTAACACATGTCAAGTTTTAATTGTTTCTGTAGTTCTCTACATGTTTCTACATTTGCTGATAAATTAAACAGCTGTTTGAGCTTCTTTCAAGGGCATTTATTTTTGTCTGATGTATTTATCTGGGAGAATGTAACGtttttggaaggagatatataatgtgaggagaacaagaggaggaggtccTTGTGGacctggagaagcatatgatagggttgataaagatgctctgtggaaggttttgcaagcatgtggtgtgggaggaaagctgctagaagcagtgtgtttttatcaaggaagtaaataaagtgtgatgtgggaggagagctTCTAGAAACTgtggaaatttttttaaaagagaaaggcatgtgtgcatgtaagaAGAGAGCAGGTCGAATGATTCCAGGTAAAAGGGGTTCCACAGTAAGGGTGTGTGataccaccatggctgtttactgTTTATATAGATGGGGTGACAAAGAAGGTAAATGAaaaggtcttggagagatggatatgtctgctgtgtgttgggggttgggggagccAGTTGCCATTTGCTAATGACACAGCTGTGGTGATAGAcaggagtgtgtttgtgtgtctgagtttgggaatgtgtgaaaggaaaaaagctTACAGTTACTATAAATAAAGGGGTTTAcagcttaacaggagagagaggcaagctgGTTGAGTATGAGTTTGGCTGGAGAGAAcctggaaaaagtgaagtgtttctgatACTTATAGgatggaaggaaccatggaagctgaagtatgccatgggatggatggatggatggattggggggggggggtcgtctaaGATtatgggtgcactgaggagtaaGTGAAAACAGAGGTCACTCTATGAGACAGCAAAGATGGGTGTATATGAAGGCATAATAATCCCAGTGTTATTAATTGGATGTGAGGGACTGACCCAAGATGATAATCCCAGTGTTGTTGCATGGATATGAGGGCTGGGCCTACGATCAAAAAGTATGGGagtgtggacgtgttggaaacAAAGAGTTTGGGAACAGAAGTGGTGTAAGGAGGACTGATCACATATGAAACtgacaaggtaagagagaggtgttagAGAAGAATTTGGTTGAGACAACTAAGgcaggtgtactgaaatggcttggacacatggagaggatgtgttAAGAGAGGCAGACTAggggatatatgtatcataagGGGGATGGTCAAAGAAGAGACTGAacagagatgaaaggatggagtaaaagatgctttgagggGCTGGGGCCAATAATGCAGGAGGGCGTAGGGCATACATTGGACAGAGCAGATTGGAGTTATGTGAAACACTGGAAGTGATattctgtcagtgggctgaaccagggtatgtgaagtagtTAAGGTAACCATGGAACAATAAGTACAGCGTGGCTGTAGAAATGGAAACTCCGGTTTACATGCATTTTATGAGACTgctaatgtgtgggtgcaagCAAATGGGGTTGTTTTTTGTCTGGTCCTGCTGCTACCTTGCAGAAATAATAAACAAGACCCAGAGGTTAAAGACTGAATCAGGGAGAATTGCCCTGAATGTTGTAGAAAAGGAAAAAACTCACATAAGAGAATGAATTTGGGTCTAATTTGTCTTGAGTTGTTCATGATGGAAGAAGGGAATTGGCATCAATAGTGTACATGAAATACTAATTGATAGGTCTTCCAACAGTACATGCAGCAATGGGTAAAATTATTTAAGGAAAGAAGTGTAAAATTGTGCTGAAAGTCACTGCAGTGATCCAAAATAAtttctaataataacaatacacgaacaatcaggatggtgaggAAAGAATGCGATAACATTGGCTGAGTCACCAATAGCTGTTTCCCAACTCCCTACTCAACTATTTACACTCCAGGATAGTTAAATGCCCCAGACCACATACTGTACAATTGCACTCAACTGACAAAGAGGTCCTGAACTTTATACAGCACATCAGCACTCAGTGGGTTAATGCTGCTGACACAGGCAGTCAAGCTAATTGAAGAATTTTCAACATACATTATTTTcctcgagtgaaaaagattaattTCACAGAATGAAACAATTACCTTAGTCGATGTTCTTGAACACTTGTGCACCTCCTCATGTTATAAGTATATAATtattttaattataattatcataagaCCACTTTCTAAGAAAAAGACTTGGTGCTACTGAGGACCTTTGTAAAAGTTTCTCCTGCTCATTGTAACACTatttccagtagtagggaaatgcaGACTTCTTCAgaaagagaagttctttgatgatactgtactctcaatgatacagccttgccaaaggtgacttttcacttgcggtgtaaccctgagcaggtggagtccagtagcACCTGTAAttgtatataacaaaaaaaaacaaataatgacCTTCAATAAAAACCTTATCTGCCTCATGCACCATATCGTAAAGAATCGTTGTGTCAAGTCCAGCTTCTCCTGCCCCATCAGCTTTCTCCTGGGCTGTGTCCATAAGATCACGATATGTTTCTCGTATATGCTTGTAGTCTTTATCAGATAACTTTACCTGTACGAAAGCATATACATCATTAGTACACAAAACAAGCAGGTCTGTTGGTCTGCGTGAATATACAGAACAAAGTTCAgtatttgctaaaaaaaaaaaaagggggggccatGATTTCTAAAAGTAAAATAAGTCTCAAAAAATCTATGGTGGGTGAACAAATGCAGATAAGAGACAaataaagacatacatacattcaaaatATCTACCTTTGAGTAACTACAACAAAATTTTTGCCTGAGGCAGGACTAAcacatcacactcatcatcacatatcttgcTTGTTTAGTTGCTTTCGGATGCCACAAACTCTGTGCCGTTTGCAGAGTTTATTCAATATGTTTTAAACCCAGAGTCCAGAGTCTCATGATATATAACTTTCAgcatttttctttactttgtcaTGAGATTCTTGAATGTAGCACACTGATCTTGGTGGATGCCCCAAGGCCATAACAATATCCAGTTTGAAGTATCTAAGCACTACCTATAAACCCCAAATGTTATGAAGAAGTAAAAAATTACCCTAAAACTATCCTTAGGCCTAGTATGAAGGCAATATTTCTCTTAATAAAGATGGAAAACTggataaaaagatataaaagtgtGAATACACTGAAGATAGTTTAAGGAAGGTTACAAGGGTCAGAGATGTCTATTAGCAGTTTTGAGGGTTCAGTTTAAAGAAGGTTACAAGGTCAGGGATGTCTATTGGTACTTTTGAGGGTTCATCAAGCATTCAGTTCACACTACCTAcctttgtggatgagagtgaattaagaagaaaaaacCTACCATAGTGTATGCCAgtgaattataaaaaaaaaaaaaaaaaaaaatgaaaccttaaaattctaaAAGGGAGTTTGAAGAGTGGATGCAATGACATAAACGAACTTTATAGTCttcataaaaaagaataatagagaACTGTGAGGGTTTAAGCATGTAAAAAGTATGTTTAATAAAAGGAGGCAAAAAGGATGAAACATAAAAGGACAGGCTGAGAAGATTACAAGCAAGAAAATGGAACTTTGCAAAAGAATATTTGCATGTAGTAAAGTGAAACAACCTGCCCTGAATGACAATATCAGAGTTATATacaaacatgaaaaataaaggaGAAATGTGAAATAAATGAGCAGTAAAGTAAAACATCCAAAGTAAACAAGTGATAAGTagttttgaaaaaataaagaaataaaagaagcaTGAAATATGACCACTGGcagaaaaaaatctaattccTATAAGCATGGAAAAAGTCTTATACAGAGAATAAATTAAAATGTTGTTAAAGGATGAAAAACCACTTTATGAGACAAAACTCTATGAGCATCTGACAGCACTTGCTTGATGTATATCCATGGGGATTCACCCTTTTCTCAACAACCctaaaatgtatatatgatatatggcaGATGTTTAATCAGAGAATTCAGCAACTGAACGGCTGTCCATCAAGGTCTCTGACATCGAGGTGGGAAAGTGAGATGGGACTAGGTCACCTGTTCTCTCTGAAATTAAGAGAGGATTAAAAAATATACACTAGGCTCTTTGTCTGGtagagaaatgattttttttaacatttcaaaACCTATTTTTCTCAAATCAACAGAGCCTTATGAAAGTCTGGGAACATGCCTATATGGAGACTAAAACCTTTAGGAACCAAAACTCAAGAGGACCTGCTCTTAATGAATATTGCTGCTGATTCCGATTCATGCTCTTCTGACAAAGGCATACTCAAAGATCAAATAGATCTAAATACTAGTATCActgaacaaaaatattttttgaatGCCAAAGACCCTTTTACTAATTTATCATGTTTGTGCAAAGTAGAACCAACTTCCTGATTGAACCAGGAGTATACCATGATGATAAAGGCTTAAAGGGGCCTTTGAATAACAAACAAAGTAATTTCCTGAGACCAAGAAATTCTTCAAGTCTTGACTGAACATAAAAGATAATATCAAAGATAATGTCCATTCAGAAGAAATTTTTCCAGTGAAGTTTTAAAATGAGAGGTTCATATTTATAAACACCATTTTGAAACTGCAGCCTTAGATTTGAATTGATCTTGCCTAAAAATGCCTAAAAATGATGAAACTTTAAATTCAGTTGATTTGAAACACATAATCTAAAGAATTAAACTAACTCTTCCTGACACTTGAGTTATAAGGAACAAAGTTTTCATATAGACATTTCAAGACAATAATGTCCATGTTAAAGGAAGGTAAAAGATATAGTACCTTCTTAACTTCAAAATTGGTTAAAATGAAGAAGTTAAATGTTTCTTTTTGATAAAAGATCCCAATCTACACATATGGCTCCAATAAAGGAACTTCATTTAAGGTTGTGATTCAGCCATCATTCTTAACACAACCAAGAGAAAACATGTATGTAATGATAAAGTAAAACAGATACTTCAGAATCTCTATGCCAGATGATTATCAAACTGCCTGGTATTGCATGTGCATATTAAGATAAACATTATGTAAAAGATCATCTTTTACAAGTTCTCTCAACATTCTTGACTAAAAATATCCAGATTTGATGTTAGAACCCTTTTTGATGCTTCTGAATCTCAGTTATCTCTACATTGGTAATGTTTATTTTTTGCACGGAAAGTAggtatcattttttattattttttgcaAGGAGACTAGATATCAACAGTAACTTCTTACATCAGGGTTCCTTTACCCACTTCTGGGCTGAGTCACTTAATCTTGAAACACAGTCAATATATCTTCTCATTTATCTTTACAGTAGGAAAAATATTTTTGAGTCTCATAAT includes:
- the Nse4 gene encoding non-structural maintenance of chromosomes element 4 homolog A isoform X1 gives rise to the protein MMGKEARLKQKANDRCQGQNEVHQDDAVTLGSDSTTSSEILSEYVKLSDKDYKHIRETYRDLMDTAQEKADGAGEAGLDTTILYDMVHEADKVFIEVKRPREAAMDAQFLKTCGSLAKLNIESAQSNLNVFRPKEYAQKLMNFMTHDDEGDHNTDHPHWQRFGKDVSPLYKRAIGIEPLYGAIEWQRPKPAPRVKKAGKDSETIQQVEPKEMMASVVGEERQTEEVSRIFKILKTRHRECGNRPVCFFSFVINPNSYSLTTENLFHTSFLLRDQYAVITEDENGLPVITPRQTNMTARVGGISHQCIISLSKKEWRSIIETFRIENSMIPPSSCRVSKRKS
- the Nse4 gene encoding non-structural maintenance of chromosomes element 4 homolog A isoform X3 codes for the protein MDTAQEKADGAGEAGLDTTILYDMVHEADKVFIEVKRPREAAMDAQFLKTCGSLAKLNIESAQSNLNVFRPKEYAQKLMNFMTHDDEGDHNTDHPHWQRFGKDVSPLYKRAIGIEPLYGAIEWQRPKPAPRVKKAGKDSETIQQVEPKEMMASVVGEERQTEEVSRIFKILKTRHRECGNRPVCFFSFVINPNSYSLTTENLFHTSFLLRDQYAVITEDENGLPVITPRQTNMTARVGGISHQCIISLSKKEWRSIIETFRIENSMIPPSSCRVSKRKS
- the Nse4 gene encoding non-structural maintenance of chromosomes element 4 homolog A isoform X2 — encoded protein: MMGKEARLKQKANDRCQGQNEVHQDDAVKLSDKDYKHIRETYRDLMDTAQEKADGAGEAGLDTTILYDMVHEADKVFIEVKRPREAAMDAQFLKTCGSLAKLNIESAQSNLNVFRPKEYAQKLMNFMTHDDEGDHNTDHPHWQRFGKDVSPLYKRAIGIEPLYGAIEWQRPKPAPRVKKAGKDSETIQQVEPKEMMASVVGEERQTEEVSRIFKILKTRHRECGNRPVCFFSFVINPNSYSLTTENLFHTSFLLRDQYAVITEDENGLPVITPRQTNMTARVGGISHQCIISLSKKEWRSIIETFRIENSMIPPSSCRVSKRKS